A single region of the Thermococcus zilligii AN1 genome encodes:
- the psmB gene encoding archaeal proteasome endopeptidase complex subunit beta, with protein MNEGLSAAKGTTTVGLICRDGVILAADKRATMGNMITSKEVTKIFQIDDHLAIAGAGLVGDILSMVRLLRAEARLYRARVGREMSVKVLTTLIANILHGGRGYGYFAWFLVGGYDTEPRLYSIDAAGGVTEEKYVAAGSGMEFALAILENEFSEGLSLEDGMRLAAKAVNAAIKRDVYTGEGITLVVVTKEGYRELGDDEIKTLLE; from the coding sequence TTGAACGAAGGTTTAAGCGCTGCGAAAGGCACCACGACAGTTGGTTTGATATGCAGGGACGGGGTTATCCTGGCCGCTGACAAGAGGGCCACGATGGGAAACATGATAACGTCAAAGGAAGTCACAAAGATCTTCCAGATAGACGACCATCTGGCGATAGCGGGTGCAGGACTCGTTGGGGACATTCTGAGTATGGTCAGGCTCCTGAGGGCAGAGGCAAGGCTCTACAGGGCAAGAGTGGGCAGGGAGATGAGTGTTAAGGTTCTAACAACTCTAATCGCCAACATTCTCCACGGTGGCAGGGGCTACGGCTACTTTGCCTGGTTCCTCGTTGGCGGCTATGACACAGAGCCAAGGCTCTACTCCATAGACGCCGCGGGCGGCGTTACCGAGGAGAAGTATGTAGCCGCTGGTTCTGGAATGGAGTTTGCCCTCGCAATTCTGGAAAACGAGTTCTCAGAGGGGCTTTCCCTTGAGGATGGGATGAGGCTTGCGGCAAAGGCCGTTAACGCGGCCATCAAGAGGGACGTTTACACAGGGGAGGGAATCACCCTCGTGGTCGTAACAAAGGAAGGCTACCGCGAGCTTGGAGATGACGAAATAAAAACCCTTCTCGAGTGA